Proteins found in one Serratia plymuthica genomic segment:
- the cbpA gene encoding curved DNA-binding protein encodes MEFKDYYAILGVKPSDDLKAIKTAYRRLARKYHPDVSTESNAEAQFKEVAEAYEVLKDDERRAEYDQLVQHRNDPNYGRQAQHGNANNAEDFSDIFSSMFGEHARSQHRRQSRAIRGQDIEMEVAVFLEETLAEQTRTIRYSLPVYNAFGMVEQEIPKTLNVKIPVGVGDGERIRLKGQGAPGTDGGANGDLYLIIRIAPHPLFDIVGHNLEIVLPVAPWEAALGAKVPVPTLKDAILLTIPAGSQTGQRLRIKGKGLVGKKETGDLYAVIKVVMPPKPDEKNAALWQQLAEAQPAFDPRKEWSKQNG; translated from the coding sequence ATGGAATTCAAGGACTATTATGCCATTTTAGGGGTTAAGCCATCCGACGATCTCAAGGCTATCAAAACGGCCTATCGTCGTCTGGCGCGAAAATATCACCCCGACGTCAGCACCGAATCGAATGCCGAAGCGCAGTTCAAGGAAGTCGCGGAAGCCTATGAGGTGTTAAAAGACGATGAACGCCGCGCCGAATACGATCAATTAGTGCAACACCGCAACGACCCCAATTATGGCCGCCAGGCGCAGCACGGCAACGCCAATAACGCCGAAGATTTTTCCGATATCTTTTCCTCAATGTTTGGCGAACATGCGCGTTCACAACATCGCCGCCAGAGTCGCGCCATACGCGGGCAAGACATCGAGATGGAAGTGGCGGTTTTCCTTGAGGAAACGCTGGCCGAGCAAACCCGGACCATCCGTTATAGCCTGCCGGTTTATAACGCTTTCGGCATGGTGGAGCAGGAAATACCCAAAACCCTTAATGTGAAGATCCCCGTCGGCGTGGGCGATGGCGAACGCATCCGCCTGAAAGGCCAGGGTGCGCCGGGTACTGACGGCGGCGCCAACGGCGACCTCTATCTGATCATCCGCATCGCGCCGCACCCTCTGTTCGACATCGTCGGCCATAATCTGGAGATCGTCCTGCCGGTAGCGCCATGGGAGGCGGCGCTCGGCGCCAAGGTACCGGTTCCGACCCTGAAAGACGCGATTCTGCTGACCATCCCTGCCGGCAGCCAGACCGGCCAGCGGCTGCGTATCAAGGGGAAAGGCTTGGTTGGCAAGAAAGAAACCGGGGATTTATATGCGGTGATCAAAGTCGTGATGCCACCGAAGCCGGACGAAAAAAATGCGGCGCTGTGGCAACAACTGGCGGAGGCGCAACCCGCTTTTGACCCGCGCAAAGAGTGGAGTAAGCAAAATGGCTAA
- the actS gene encoding amidase activator ActS, translating to MSTGSKLAWWRRAAACLTLSLLLAGCSGKNSYNRDYDKLPKGSYSGKSYTVKRGDTLYYIAWITDSEVSELARINKIRPPYGLEVGQKLRLSGSAPTKTASNRRKNTSSGAVLAKSTPPPGASRCWRWPATGKIVQKYSTADGGNKGIDIAGARGQPIFASAKGKVVYVGNQLRGYGNLIMIKHGEDFITAYAHNDTTLVRNGQDVKAGQKIGTMGSTGTDSVFLHFQIRYRASALDPQRYLPPQGASPSC from the coding sequence TTGAGCACAGGAAGCAAACTTGCGTGGTGGCGCCGCGCCGCAGCGTGTCTGACATTGAGCCTGCTGTTGGCCGGTTGTTCGGGCAAAAACAGCTATAACCGCGACTACGACAAGCTGCCGAAGGGCAGTTATAGCGGCAAATCCTATACCGTCAAACGTGGCGATACGTTGTATTACATCGCCTGGATCACTGACAGCGAAGTCAGCGAACTGGCCCGAATCAACAAGATACGCCCGCCCTACGGGCTGGAAGTCGGGCAAAAGCTGCGGCTGAGCGGCAGCGCCCCGACCAAAACGGCGTCAAACCGGCGTAAAAATACCTCTTCCGGCGCGGTGTTGGCTAAATCGACGCCGCCGCCGGGGGCTTCCCGCTGCTGGCGCTGGCCGGCTACCGGCAAGATTGTCCAAAAATATTCCACAGCAGACGGCGGCAACAAAGGCATAGATATCGCCGGCGCTCGCGGCCAGCCGATCTTCGCTTCCGCCAAAGGCAAGGTGGTGTACGTCGGTAACCAGCTGCGCGGCTACGGCAACCTGATCATGATTAAGCATGGCGAAGACTTCATCACCGCCTATGCGCATAACGACACCACGCTGGTGCGTAACGGTCAGGATGTGAAGGCAGGGCAAAAGATCGGCACCATGGGCAGCACGGGTACCGACTCGGTGTTCCTGCATTTCCAGATCCGCTATCGCGCCTCCGCACTCGATCCGCAGCGCTATCTGCCGCCGCAGGGCGCTTCGCCGTCCTGTTAA
- a CDS encoding c-type cytochrome — protein MKKQLGLALLLGLSGTALANDDGAALLKQGEQLAVASDCQACHTQPGGGKPFAGGYGINSPMGVIYSTNITPAAHDGIGGYTEQQFARALRDGVRADGSYLYPAMPYTSYSKLSDADIHALYTYFMQGVKPVELKNTPTALPFPFNMRFSMAGWNLLFLDKGRFQPNAEKSEQWNRGAYLVNGPGHCDTCHTPRNLLMAESADKPLAGGMVGSWYAPNITSDAVSGIGGWSNEELVQYLKTGRVAGKNQAAGGMAEAVENSLQYLPEQDLMAIAVYLKSTRPIRDAQDKQAADRFGQPLNVEPMLRGLHPSNANNTVNDGAALFSGNCASCHQPDGSGSKNQAYPSLFNNTATGSGNPANLISAILFGVQRKAGNEDVLMPNFGPQSYVNPLTDRQIAAISNYVLKNYGNPEVTVSEEDVAMLRTGGPVPLLAKLQPYMAPAIGVAVVVLLALIWLCGRKRK, from the coding sequence ATGAAGAAACAACTTGGATTGGCCCTGTTGCTGGGGCTGAGCGGCACCGCCCTGGCGAACGACGATGGCGCGGCGTTACTTAAACAGGGTGAGCAGCTTGCCGTAGCTTCGGATTGCCAGGCTTGCCACACCCAACCGGGCGGCGGCAAACCCTTTGCCGGCGGCTACGGCATCAACTCGCCGATGGGCGTAATTTACTCCACCAATATCACCCCTGCGGCGCATGACGGCATAGGTGGTTACACGGAACAGCAGTTCGCTCGCGCACTGCGCGATGGGGTACGCGCCGACGGCAGCTATCTCTACCCGGCAATGCCCTATACCTCCTACAGCAAATTGAGCGATGCGGACATCCACGCGCTCTATACCTACTTTATGCAGGGAGTGAAACCGGTAGAGCTGAAGAATACGCCGACTGCACTGCCCTTCCCGTTCAATATGCGCTTCAGTATGGCCGGCTGGAACTTGCTGTTTCTGGATAAGGGCCGCTTTCAACCCAATGCCGAGAAAAGCGAGCAGTGGAACCGCGGCGCCTATCTGGTTAACGGCCCTGGGCATTGCGATACCTGCCATACGCCACGCAACCTGCTGATGGCGGAAAGCGCCGATAAACCGCTGGCGGGGGGCATGGTGGGAAGTTGGTATGCACCGAACATTACCTCGGACGCCGTCAGCGGCATCGGCGGCTGGAGCAATGAAGAACTGGTGCAATATCTCAAAACCGGGCGGGTCGCCGGGAAAAATCAGGCCGCCGGCGGCATGGCGGAGGCAGTGGAAAACAGCCTGCAATATCTGCCTGAACAGGATCTGATGGCCATTGCCGTCTACCTGAAAAGTACCCGACCGATCCGCGATGCTCAGGATAAGCAGGCGGCGGACCGCTTTGGCCAACCGCTGAACGTAGAACCGATGCTACGCGGCCTGCACCCGTCCAATGCCAATAATACCGTCAACGACGGTGCGGCCTTATTCAGCGGCAACTGCGCCAGTTGCCACCAACCGGACGGCAGCGGCAGCAAAAACCAGGCCTATCCTTCGCTGTTCAACAATACCGCCACCGGTTCCGGCAACCCAGCCAACCTGATCTCCGCCATTTTGTTCGGCGTGCAGCGCAAAGCAGGCAACGAGGACGTGCTGATGCCGAACTTTGGCCCGCAATCCTACGTCAATCCATTAACCGATCGGCAAATCGCCGCCATCAGCAATTATGTGCTGAAAAACTACGGCAACCCTGAGGTGACGGTAAGCGAGGAGGACGTAGCGATGCTGCGCACCGGCGGCCCGGTACCGCTGCTGGCGAAGCTGCAGCCTTATATGGCTCCGGCCATCGGCGTTGCGGTGGTGGTGCTGTTGGCGTTGATCTGGCTATGTGGAAGGAAGCGGAAATAG
- a CDS encoding GMC family oxidoreductase, producing MKKPEFTANGDASADIVIVGSGIVGGIMADQLVSLGYSVLVLEAGLRIDRAQAVENWRNMPFDNRAGSDFQGLYPQSEYATAPLYFPENNYVALSGPSAGSFKQGYLRTVGGTTWHWAASCWRHLPSDFQMKTLYGVGRDWPISYNDLEPYYCRAEEEIGVAGPNDPAQQSPVERSKPYPMDMVPWAYGDTRFAEVVNPHGYRSVPIPQGRSIRPWKGRPTCCGNNNCQPICPIGAMYNGIHHVERAEMKGAVVLAESVVYKIDTDDQNRVTAVHWLDNQKRSHKASAKAFALACNGIETPRLLLLAANKQNPNGIANSSDQVGRNMMDHSGFHCTFLAKEPLWLGRGPAQSSCLVGPRDGEFRKDYSANKMILNNINQIVPATQKALAQGLVGKVLDEEIRRRAAYGVDLSISLEPLPDPNNRLTLSANRKDAHGLPCPDIHYDVGDYVRKGAEAAHKQLEHIGRLFDADEFKITTNLNANNHIMGGTIMGSDPHDSVVDGNCRTHDHANLWLPGGGAIPSASVVNSTLTMAALGIKAADDIAQSLAVKS from the coding sequence ATGAAAAAACCTGAATTTACCGCCAATGGCGACGCATCGGCCGACATCGTGATCGTCGGGTCCGGCATTGTCGGCGGCATCATGGCCGACCAACTGGTCAGCCTCGGCTATTCCGTCCTGGTGCTGGAGGCCGGCCTGCGCATCGATCGCGCCCAAGCGGTGGAAAACTGGCGCAATATGCCGTTCGATAACCGGGCGGGCTCAGATTTCCAGGGGCTGTATCCACAATCTGAATACGCCACCGCACCGCTCTACTTCCCGGAAAACAACTACGTAGCCCTCAGTGGCCCCAGCGCCGGCAGTTTCAAACAAGGCTATCTGCGCACCGTTGGCGGCACCACCTGGCACTGGGCAGCCTCTTGCTGGCGCCATCTGCCGAGCGATTTCCAGATGAAAACCCTGTACGGCGTCGGCCGCGACTGGCCGATTTCGTATAACGATCTCGAACCCTACTACTGCCGCGCGGAAGAGGAAATCGGTGTCGCGGGCCCCAACGATCCGGCGCAGCAATCGCCGGTGGAGCGCAGCAAACCTTATCCGATGGACATGGTGCCCTGGGCCTATGGCGACACCCGCTTCGCCGAAGTGGTCAACCCGCACGGCTACCGATCGGTGCCAATCCCGCAGGGACGCAGCATCCGCCCGTGGAAAGGCCGCCCGACCTGCTGCGGCAACAACAACTGCCAGCCGATTTGCCCGATTGGCGCCATGTATAACGGCATCCATCATGTCGAACGCGCGGAAATGAAAGGCGCAGTGGTGCTGGCAGAGTCGGTGGTCTACAAAATTGATACCGACGACCAGAATCGCGTTACCGCCGTGCACTGGTTGGATAATCAAAAACGCTCGCATAAAGCCAGCGCCAAAGCCTTCGCGCTGGCCTGCAACGGCATCGAAACGCCGCGTTTGCTGCTGCTTGCCGCCAATAAGCAGAACCCCAACGGCATCGCCAACTCTTCCGATCAGGTTGGGCGCAATATGATGGATCACTCCGGCTTTCACTGCACCTTCCTGGCTAAGGAGCCACTGTGGCTCGGCCGCGGCCCGGCGCAAAGCAGCTGCCTGGTGGGACCGCGCGACGGCGAGTTCCGTAAGGACTATTCTGCCAACAAGATGATACTTAATAATATCAATCAGATAGTTCCCGCAACGCAAAAAGCGCTGGCGCAGGGCCTGGTAGGTAAAGTGCTGGATGAAGAGATCCGCCGGCGCGCGGCCTATGGCGTTGATTTGTCGATTAGCCTGGAACCGTTACCAGATCCGAACAACCGCCTGACGCTGAGCGCCAACCGCAAGGACGCTCACGGCCTGCCGTGTCCGGATATTCATTACGACGTCGGCGATTACGTGCGCAAGGGCGCCGAGGCCGCGCATAAACAACTGGAGCATATCGGACGCCTGTTCGATGCCGATGAGTTCAAAATCACCACCAACCTGAACGCCAATAATCACATCATGGGCGGCACCATTATGGGCAGCGATCCGCATGATTCGGTGGTGGACGGCAACTGTCGAACCCACGACCATGCCAACCTCTGGCTGCCCGGTGGCGGTGCCATTCCTTCCGCCAGCGTCGTCAACAGCACGCTAACCATGGCAGCGTTGGGCATCAAGGCCGCCGACGACATCGCCCAATCGCTGGCGGTAAAATCATGA
- a CDS encoding sorbitol dehydrogenase family protein has translation MSTVLPSENSRSDKNGTGFRRRDVLLGMASVLVATSLLGYPFLTQAEQQTAAANPLVFARFFTLSRTITEHQDIDQGMSARIFTALSASIPNFSAQIKQLSALLQPEQSAKQLQTLAIQAGLQDLLTAIISAWYTGTVGHGQQAVLIAYKDALMYRPASDALIVPTYCGNGPLWWTAAPPMTMTPVR, from the coding sequence ATGAGCACTGTATTACCCAGCGAAAATTCGCGTTCGGACAAAAATGGAACCGGTTTCAGAAGAAGAGACGTGTTGTTAGGCATGGCTTCCGTCCTTGTCGCCACCTCCCTGCTTGGCTATCCATTTCTGACCCAGGCCGAGCAGCAAACCGCGGCAGCCAACCCGCTTGTCTTTGCACGTTTCTTCACTCTGTCCCGGACGATTACCGAACATCAGGACATCGACCAGGGCATGTCGGCGCGAATATTCACCGCCCTGAGCGCCAGCATCCCCAATTTCTCTGCTCAGATTAAGCAGCTAAGCGCCTTGCTGCAGCCGGAGCAAAGTGCCAAACAGCTGCAAACGCTGGCAATCCAGGCCGGCCTGCAGGATCTGCTCACCGCCATTATCAGCGCCTGGTATACCGGCACCGTCGGGCATGGTCAGCAAGCTGTGCTGATCGCCTACAAGGATGCGCTGATGTACCGCCCTGCCAGCGATGCGCTGATCGTACCGACCTATTGCGGCAACGGCCCGTTGTGGTGGACCGCCGCTCCGCCGATGACCATGACCCCCGTTCGCTGA